One region of Tachysurus vachellii isolate PV-2020 chromosome 11, HZAU_Pvac_v1, whole genome shotgun sequence genomic DNA includes:
- the dpp9 gene encoding dipeptidyl peptidase 9 isoform X3: protein MYRVKRVKLEDEKEGSWKSFTAVKMTAVDDLSDSTEVVEMEDVPSQFFVEKHSWDGLREIIHGSRKYSGMIVNKAPHDFQFVQKNDELSPHSHRLYYLGMPYGSRENSLLYSEIPKKIRKEALLVLSWKQMLDHFQATPQHGVYSREEELLRERKRLGVFGITSYDYHARSGLFLFQASNSLFYCHDGGHNGFIQAAPMKPVEIKTQCSGIRMDPKICPGDPSFIAFINNNDLWVTNFETGEERRLTFCHKGLNNVKDDPKSAGVATFVIQEEFDRFTGYWWCPAVSEDADGGKTMQMLYEEVDESEVEIIHVPSPALEERKADVYRYPRTGSNNPQISLKLAEIKTDANGEILSAENKELVLPFNTLFPGAEYIARAGWTKDGK, encoded by the exons ATGTATAGAGTAAAAAGGGTGAAACTTGAAGACGAAAAAGAAGGAAGTTGGAaaag TTTTACAGCTGTCAAGATGACCGCAGTAGACGACCTTTCAGACAGCACAGAAGTGGTGGAGATGGAAGACGTACCCTCGCAGTTTTTTGTGGAAAAGCACTCGTGGGATGGCCTGCGTGAGATCATCCACGGAAGTCGGAAATACTCGGGGATGATCGTCAACAAGGCGCCGCACGACTTCCAGTTTGTACAGAAAAACGACGAGTTGAGCCCTCATTCTCATCGGCTGTATTACCTTG GTATGCCTTATGGGAGCAGGGAAAACTCCTTACTATACTCTGAAATTCCAAAGAAGATCAGAAAAGAAGCCCTTCTGGTTTTATCCTGGAAACAGATGTTAGATCATTTTCAG GCAACTCCCCAGCATGGTGTATACTCTCGGGAGGAGGAGCTCCTTCGCGAGAGGAAGCGACTCGGTGTGTTTGGCATCACTTCCTATGACTACCATGCACGAAGCGGCCTTTTCCTCTTCCAAGCTAGTAACAGCCTTTTCTATTGTCACGATGGTGGACATAATGGCTTCATT CAGGCAGCACCCATGAAGCCTGTAGAGATTAAGACCCAATGTTCAGGGATTCGCATGGACCCCAAAATCTGTCCCGGTGACCCCAGTTTCATTGCTTTTATCAACAACAACGACCTGTGGGTGACTAATTTTGAAACAGGAGAGGAGCGAAGGTTGACCTTTTGTCATAAAG GCTTGAATAATGTAAAAGACGACCCAAAGTCAGCTGGCGTCGCGACCTTCGTGATTCAGGAGGAGTTCGATCGCTTTACCGGTTACTGGTGGTGTCCAGCCGTTTCTGAAG ATGCAGATGGGGGTAAGACCATGCAGATGCTGTACGAGGAGGTAGATGAGTCTGAAGTAGAGATCATTCACGTACCTTCTCCGGCACTGGAGGAACGCAAAGCAGATGTCTATAGATACCCTCGCACTG ggagtAACAACCCTCAAATCAGTTTGAAGCTGGCAGAGATCAAAACTGACGCAAATGGCGAG
- the LOC132853793 gene encoding uncharacterized protein LOC132853793, whose product MAYIKMQLFFFLIIFGVLTAILVLTWKYILGQAVVYIYAGTPSPTSNYSDIHNIPKYLNSIIPVKKTSHFVVSAFMEHRLNKDIRVISIIKRNSTQPLYCIYCNNIQGCKVTAAKIEIHTDHFGFPYGASDVLCQGKYTQYATHVAISADEHSDINNLDFLPVKNRMNKESLKYNFTICISNLFGNYNNVLQFAQTMEMYKLLGVERVVIYNTSCGSDLTRLLQHYEKEGFLEIVSWPIDQFLNPSTGWDITVHKGDLHYYGQLVTLNECSYRHMYQSKYVLLNDIDEIIMPYKYSNLELLMESLQHEHEDVNVFLIENHIFPKTQLEESGKFHRPEWKDIPGINIMEHIYREPDKKNTYNPTKMIINPRNMIQTSVHSSLKHIGRDYKVPFDVCRIVHVRTPLQGSLTKEQLFVDTRVWDFEQELIPNVNRVLQLSGLLKSEE is encoded by the coding sequence ATGGCGTACATAAAGAtgcaactgttttttttccttatcatTTTTGGTGTTCTAACTGCCATCTTGGTTCTAACATGGAAGTATATTCTTGGCCAGGCTGTTGTTTATATATATGCAGGCACACCATCACCTACAAGCAATTATTCAGATATACACAATATTCCAAAATATCTAAATTCTATAATCCCCGTtaaaaaaacaagtcattttGTGGTGTCTGCATTCATGGAACACAGGCTCAATAAAGATATTCGAGTTATCAGCATTATCAAAAGAAACAGTACACAACCACTTTATTGCATCTACTGCAACAATATCCAAGGTTGCAAGGTTACTGCAGCAAAAATtgagatacacacagatcatTTTGGCTTTCCATATGGTGCTTCAGATGTGCTGTGCCAGGGCAAATACACCCAATATGCAACTCACGTCGCCATTTCAGCTGATGAACACTCAGACATTAATAACCTAGACTTCCTTCCAGTGAAGAACAGAATGAATAAAGAATCACTCAAGTACAACTTCACCATCTGTATATCCAACCTTTTTGGAAACTACAATAATGTTCTTCAGTTTGCTCAAACCATGGAGATGTACAAGCTTCTTGGTGTAGAACGAGTTGTAATCTACAACACAAGCTGTGGTTCTGACTTGACAAGGCTTCTACAGCACTATGAGAAAGAAGGATTTCTAGAGATTGTGTCATGGCCTATTGACCAGTTCCTTAATCCATCTACAGGATGGGATATCACTGTTCATAAAGGGGACCTCCACTACTATGGCCAGTTGGTAACACTCAATGAGTGCAGTTATAGACACATGTATCAGTCCAAATATGTCCTGTTGAATGACATTGATGAGATCATCATGCCTTATAAGTACTCTAATCTTGAATTACTGATGGAGTCTCTGCAACACGAGCACGAAGATGTGAATGTATTTCTCATAGAGAACCACATTTTCCCCAAGACACAGTTAGAAGAAAGTGGTAAGTTTCACAGGCCAGAATGGAAAGATATTCCTGGTATTAATATTATGGAACACATTTACAGAGAACCAGATAAAAAGAACACCTACAACCCCACAAAGATGATCATCAACCCTAGAAACATGATACAAACGTCAGTGCATTCTAGCCTGAAACACATTGGACGGGACTATAAAGTTCCTTTTGATGTGTGTCGGATCGTTCACGTAAGAACGCCATTACAAGGAAGTCTTACCAAGGAGCAGTTATTTGTTGACACAAGAGTGTGGGACTTCGAACAAGAACTGATACCAAATGTGAATAGAGTCCTACAATTATCCGGTTTGTTGAAAAGTGAAGAgtga
- the si:ch211-251b21.1 gene encoding probable glutamate receptor — protein sequence MVFLGLLWLVAAVVHICSAEPQPLKVTTIKQEPYTMSKGSEFEGFCMDLLSALAEKLSFKYNVRLVKDGKYGQKDERGNWAGMIGEVVRGEADLAMAPLTLTAVREMAVDMTKPFMQTGISFVMRKDTGSEDSQYLSFLNLFSSEMWISLIIAYLLTSLCIFLVARISPSEWSQPQTEKNHFTVSHSFWYTIGALTLQGAGPHPKSFSGRVITAIWWLFSLVVLACYFANLSNWMYMDNKQLSIKSFEDLANQNVIEYGTIKGSSTMALFKNSNNPTYRRIYENMERKQSYAVTMEEGIRMSQGGKYAFIGESVSLDLAVARYCNLIRASEVIGMRGYSIAVPLGSPMLKNLSVAILQLSESGELDYLLSKWWASSCMEENAQASSLKPSSLKGVFLLLALGLGLGLVLAIMELTAKSRNIANAEQKSCCSVLTTELGKRFGKREEAQAESSEKCKA from the exons ATGGTGTTTCTGGGGCTCCTTTGGCTTGTTGCAGCAGTGGTTCACATCTGCAGCGCAG AACCACAGCCACTAAAAGTGACCACTATTAAG CAAGAACCATACACAATGTCAAAAGGCTCAGAGTTTGAAGGCTTCTGTATGGACTTGCTATCTGCACTGGCGGAGAAACTGAGCTTCAAGTACAATGTCCGCCTTGTGAAAGATGGAAAATACGGCCAGAAGGATGAACGTGGAAATTGGGCTGGGATGATTGGAGAGGTTGTGAGAGGG GAAGCAGATCTGGCTATGGCTCCACTTACGCTCACAGCTGTTCGAGAGATGGCAGTGGACATGACCAAACCATTCATGCAGACAGGCATTAGTTTTGTCATGAGAAAGGACACTGGCTCAGAAGACTCGCAGTATCTCAGCTTTTTAAATCTCTTCTCTAGTGAGATGTGGATCAGCCTTATAATTGCTTATCTGCTTACCTCCCTCTGTATCTTTTTGGTGGCTCG TATTAGCCCCTCTGAATGGAGCCAGCCACAGACGGAGAAAAATCACTTTACAGTCTCGCACAGCTTCTGGTACACTATTGGGGCTTTAACACTTCAAG GCGCTGGACCACACCCCAAGTCCTTCTCAGGACGTGTGATTACTGCCATCTGGTGGTTGTTTTCATTAGTTGTCTTGGCCTGCTATTTTGCAAACCTCAGTAATTGGATGTACATGGATAACAAGCAACTCTCAATTAAGAGCTTTGAAGACCTAGCGAACCAAAATGTCATTGAGTATGGGACAATCAAGGGCTCCTCCACTATGGCTTTATTTAAG AACTCCAACAATCCTACCTACCGGCGCATCTACGAAAACATGGAAAGAAAACAGTCCTATGCCGTGACAATGGAAGAAGGCATCCGTATGTCTCAGGGAGGAAAATATGCCTTCATTGGAGAGTCTGTGTCTCTTGACCTGGCTGTGGCACGTTACTGCAACCTAATACGTGCTTCTGAGGTCATTGGCATGAGAGGCTACAGCATTGCAGTTCCTTTGG GCTCTCCTATGCTGAAAAACCTGAGTGTGGCCATCCTCCAGTTGAGCGAATCTGGAGAACTGGATTATCTGCTAAGTAAATGGTGGGCAAGCAGCTGCATGGAAGAAAACGCACAGGCCTCATCTCTGAAGCCCAGCAGTTTGAAGGGAGTATTCTTGCTTTTGGCTCTCGGCTTAGGGCTGGGACTTGTTCTGGCCATCATGGAGCTGACTGCCAAATCACGAAACATTGCTAATGCAGAGCAG aaatcctGTTGTTCTGTCTTGACTACTGAACTTGGTAAGCGGTTTGGAAAAAGAGAGGAAGCTCAGGCAGAAAGCTCCGAGAAATGCAAAGCTTAA